A window of bacterium genomic DNA:
ACCGTGCCCCGATGGACCTGTGTCAGGACCTGCACGCGCTGTTGATCCTTCTGACTCAACATGATCGTCTCCCTGGTCATAGTCCCAGGGTGACATAGTCACGGAACTGTTAGGGGGTGACATTATTGCTGAACTACTACATTGGAGCGCGACGCTGATTGACGGGATCGCGCGGTACATGGTACGCTGGGTCCCAGATCAGCGGGCCGAGACGCCTCCGGGATCTCCGGGGGCGTCGCCGCTTTCTTGGACCGGCAGGAGCGTGACCCCGTGTTCTGGATCGCGTTTGCACTGGGAATCGCGGCGTGCGCGCCCCCGGGCGTGGTGACCGTCGAGGCCGTCCGCCGAGGGATCCAACGCGGATTCGCGGGCGCGTTGCTTCTGGAGCTCGGGTCGCTCGTCGGCGACGCCGCGTGGGCCGGGCTTGCGCTGTCGGGAACGGCCTATCTGGCCGCGTCACGCTGGGCGTCGATCGGCCTCGGCGCGGTGGGGGTGCTGCTTCTCCTGCGATTCGCGGCAGGAGCGCTCAAGGACGCGTGGACGGGAGCGATGCCGCAGCGCGGCGCCGCGCCGGCCGGCGGCGATTTCATCACGGGCGCCGTGCTCTCACTGTCCAACCCGTTTCAGATCGCGTTCTGGCTGGGGCTCGGCGGCACGGCAGCCGTCCTAACCCGCGCCCATCACGATCCTACCGCTCCGGCACTCTTCTTCGGCGCCTTCATGCTGGCCGCGTTCCTCTGGTGCTTTTTCTTCGCCGCGATGGTCGCATGGGGCAGGCGGTTTCTGAGCGGGACCTTCTACCGGTGGGTCAACGTCCTGTGCAGCGCGGCGCTGATCTACTTTGCGCTGGGCGTGCTGATCCCGCTCCTGCGGTCCGCTGATGCCAGCGGACTCCGCTGACCCCGGGCGACACGAGCCCGACCGCCGCGACCGCGATGCCGAAGACGATCGACCGGCCGACACGCACGAGGACGAACGCGTCGGCAAGACGGCGCAACGCTGCCCGCACCTGCGCCACCGGTCGCGCCTGCAGGCCTCAACGATCGATGCCGACGCCCGACGTCTCGACCGCCAGCGACTCCGCCAGCCCATCGACGAGCGCGTGGAACTCGCCCGTGCGCCGAACCCGACTGTCGCGGGGCCGCGCGAGACGAACGGACACATCGTCCTTGATCCGCCCCGGGCGCCGAGACATCAACAACACGCGATCCGCGAGGAACACCGCCTCCTCGATCTGGTGCGTCACGAACAACACCGTGGTCTTCCGATGCGACCAGATCCGCAACAGTTCGAGCTGCATGTATTCCCGGGTCTGCATGTCGAGTGCGCTGAACGGTTCGTCCATCAAGAGCAGTTCAGGGTCGACGGCGAGCGCCCGGGCCAGGTTCACCCGCTGCCGCATCCCTCCCGAGAGCTGATAGGGATAGGCACGCTCGAACCCCGCAAGCCCCACGAGCTGAATCAGCGCCTGCACGATGCCCTTCGCTCGGGCTTTCGGACACCGGCGCACTTCCAACCCGAAGGCCACGTTGTCGTGCACCGTCCGCCACGGGAACAACGAATCGCTCTGGAAGACCATCGCCACGCGCCGATCAACACCCACGAGCCGCTGGTCGGCGATCGTGATGCTACCGCTGTTCCACGTCTGCAGCCCGCCCAGGCAGCGCAGCACCGTCGTCTTCCCGCAGCCACTCGGGCCGAGGAGCGCGACAAACTCTCCGGGCTGCACCGCAAATCCCACACGGTCGAGCACGGGCAGCGGTGGGGCGCCGGGCCGGTCGAAGTCCACGCGGAGATCCGCGATCTCGAGCTTCATAAAGCCGGACTCAGACCACGGACTGGCTGCGCCATGGCGCCATTCTGCGCTCGAGGAAACGCAACAACGTTGTGACCCCGATCCCCATGCATGCCAACACGATGATCCCGACGAACAGCAGCGGGGTGTTGAACACCTGCGACGCGTTCGAGATCATCAAGCCCACGCCCTTGCTGGCTCCGCCGAACAGTTCCGCGACGAAAATCCCGATCACGCCGCGGCCCACCCCGATCCGCGCGCCGGACAAGATGAACGACAGCGCCCACGGCACCATGACCTTGCGGAGCATGTCGGCGCGATGCGCTCCCAGGCTGGTCGCGACCTCCAACAGCGAACGATCCGTCGACCGAATCCCGGCCACGGTGCCGATGGTGACGGGGAAGATCACCACTAACGCGATGATGACCGTCTTCGACCACAGTCCGATGCCGAACCAGATGATCAGCAACGGCGTCAGGGCGACGAGCGGCGCCGTGTAGGCCGCCGACACCCATGGGTCCACGTAGTCCGAGATCTTCTGACTGGTACCCAACAACACGCCCAGGATCACGCCCCCGACAAAGCCAATCGCGGACCCCACGGCAAAATACGTCAGGCTGACGAGCAGGTTGCTGAGCAGTTCCCCGCTCTGGATCACGGCGACCGCCGCGGTCCACACCGCATACGGGGTGGGAAGAAAGAGCGGATTCCGCACGATGAATCGCGCGAACACCTCCCAGACGACCACCCCGACCGCGCCGCTCGCCACCACGCGCATCGACCGGATCAGCATGAACCTACCCGGCCCAACGCCCGCGCTCCCGACACGTCACGACCGCTCTTGCGCGAGGTAGCGGGCCGCGGCCCCGTCTCGGCGTGCCCACACCGAACAGGCGCCGGAATGCGGACATCGGCTACGCGTCGCGCGCGCGCCCGCGGATCGCCGCGAGCACTTTCTCCGGCGTGATCGGAAGCGACGTCACCCGCGCCCCGATCGCGTCGGCGACGGCGTTCGCAATCGCCGCGGCGGTGGGATTCATGCAAATCTCGCCCACCCCCTTGGCACCGTATGGACCGGTTGGATCGCGAAGCTCGAGCAACACATGCACCAGTTCGGGCGTGTCCTTCGCACGCGGCGTGCGATAGTCGAAGGCGTACGGATTCATCACTTGCCCGTCCTGGCACACGATCTCCTCGTACAGGGCGAAGCCGAGCCCCATCATCATCCCGCCCTCGACCTGGCCCTCCACGATCAAGGGATTCACGGCCCGTCCGACGTCCTGGGAGTTCACGAGGCGCACCACCTGGACTTCACCGGTCCCCAGATCGACCTCCACCTCGGCAATCTGGGTGGAGTATTCGAACGCCTGCACCTCGCCCTGCGCGCGTTCGTCCATCGGCACGCCGCGGCCGTGATGCATCCCCATCCCGATCGGCTGCTCGCCGTAGGTGCGCATGGCGCGATGCACGACGTCCGCGATCCCCACCACTCGGCCGGGCGCACCGCGGACGAACAGCCGGCCGTCCGCGCACTCGACATCCCGCTCGTCGGCCTCGAGCATCTTGGCCGCCACCGCCACGAGCTTCTCGCGCAGGTTGACCGCGGCCGCGTGCATGGCGTTGCCGACGGAATACATGGTCCGGCTGGCGGACGCACCTTGATCCTCCGGCACTCCGTCGGTGCTCTTGAACGCCACCGTGATGGCCCGCCGCGGCAGATGCAACGTTTCCGCCACAATTTGCAGCAACGCGGTATCGATCCCCTGTCCCACATCGGCCGCGCCTGAAAGAACGGTAACACTCCCGTCGGGGTTCGCCTTCACGAACGCGGTCGCCGTATCCGTTCCGATCACGGCGGGTCCGCCGAGCGCGTGATGGGCCGTCGCGACGCCGATCCCGCGGCGTCGTTGGCCGCCGCCGGCCGGCGTGCGAGGCGCGACGCGGGCCGCCGCCCACCCGCTCGCGCCGGCCGCCGCCTCGATCGTCTCGCGCACGTGCACGCCGTGGGTATCGGGGGACAGCGTTTGCCCCATGCAGGTGACCGCGCCCGGCCGCCAGGCGTTCCGGAGGCGTAGATCCACGGGATCGAGACCGAGCGCACCGGCAAGCTCGTCCAGCAGGCCCTCCCGCGCAAAGGCGACTTGCGGGCTCCCGAATCCCCGAAACGACCCGCTCATGAGATTGTTGGTGAAGACGCAGCGGGCGTCGACGGCCACGTTGGGGACGTTGTACGGGCCTTCCATGAGGATCGCGCCGTAGGTGGCGACCAAACCCGACATGGAGTTGTAGGCCCCGGTGTCCAACCGCAGGTCGCCCTCCATAAAGAGCAACATCCCGTCGCGATCGGCCCCGACGGCCAGGTCGATGTCGAACGGGGTCTTGCAGGTCGCCGCGAAGAACTCTTCCTCCCGGCTGTACACGCATTTGACCGGACGGCCGGTCTGCATCGACAGCACCGCGCAGTACGGCTCGACCGTGACCTCACCTTTGCCGCCGAAGTCGCCGCCGGTCGGTACGTACACCGCGTTCACGCGACTCACCGAGAGGTTCAGGAGCTCCGACAACTGCGTGATCGTGCGAAACGGCTTCCCCGTCGAACTCCAGAGGGTCACGCGGTCCGTGGCAACGTCGACATCGACCACGGCGGCGTGCGGCTCCATGGAGAAGTGCTCGATGCGCTGCGTCCGGAAGTGCCCGTTCACGATGCGATGCGCCCGGGCCCGCGCGCCGGCAACGTCCCCTTTCCGCAGCCGGAAATGAGTAGACACGTTGCCGGCATCCAGCACCGCCCACCGCCGCAGCCACGGGGCGATCCGGTACGCGCGCTTGTCGGCATGCACGAGCGGCGCGTCCGTTGTCATCGCCGCCTCGAGCGAGAACACCCCGGGACGATGCTCGTACGTGACCTTGATCAACTCGACGGCCCGTTGCGCCGTCTCGTCATCGACGGCCGCCACCGCGGCGATCACGTCCGCGACGGAGCGGACCGTCTCGGCGGCAAACAGACTCCGCGCCGCGATCCCCATTCCCGTGGGGGGCATCGCCGGTGCCTCTGCCGCGGTCACCACCGCCGCCACACCGGGCAGACGCCGCGCCTCGGTGACATCAACGTCCACGATGCGCGCGGGCGCCTGCTGCGCGTAGAGCAGCCGGCAGTGTAGCATCCCGGGCATGCCCATGTCCGTCGCGTATCGCGCCTGCCCGGTGACGAACCCGGCGGCATCGATCCGCGGGATCCGGCTCCCTACGGCCGCATGTTCGGGCGGCGACCCCTTGCCGTCCGTCATCTCGGCCTCCCGGCGGGGCACGCCGCGGCCCGGACGTCGAGGCGGTGGATCACCGGCCGAGTTCACGCAGCGCGGTATTCAGATACTGCAGGTCAAAATAGGTGAGCGGGTTCGCCGACTTGGGAATCTGGCCGAGCGAGCCCAGGATGTCGACCACCCCTTGCATCGACCGCTGGCTCGGGACGAGATCCCAGCTGGTCAGGAACGTCTGGTCCCGGTAGAATTCGTCCCACGTCGGCGCGACCACCGCGGGATCCACCTTGCCGACATCCGCGAGCATCTTCACGACCTCGTTCTTGTTCGCCGGCGTTGCGGCGTACCGGAACCCCAACACCAGCGCCTTCAGGCTGGCCACCACCGCGTCCTGGTTGGCCGCGGCCCATCCGGTGTTCGTCACGACACCCGCGAACGTGGCGGGGATGTCGTACAGCCCACCCAACGCGGTGAACCCGGCCTTCTTGGCCACCAGGTCGAACGGCGCGGTCAGCACCGAGGCGGCGACCGCGCCCTGGGTGAGGGCGGCATACCGGGAGGGCATATTCCCGCCCGCGATGAGGTTGTACTCGCCCTCCTTCAGCCCCCCGGACGCCAGCAGACGCCGAATCAGGGCAACGCTGACCTCGGGGGCCACCGTCCAGTGAGCGATGGACTTCCCGCGTAGGTCGGCGTACGTCTTGATCTGCGGCTGCGCGTACAGCGTGTACGGATAGCGGTCGGTGAGCGACGCGACGATCTTCACGGGCGCCCCGTGCGCGTTGCCGTTGATCGCGATGCTGAGCTCGGGGATCCCGAGATTCAACGCACCGGCCGCCACCGCGCGCACGAGGTTGTCGTCAGGGCCGATGGTGACCAGGCTGACCTGCACGCCCTCCCGGTCGAAGAAGCCTTTCTGCTGCGCGACGACGAGCGGCGCGTAGTACATCCCCGACGGCGGCGCGACGACGCCAAACTTGATCGAATACCGCTTCTGCTGGGGGCTTGCCGTCCCCATGACCCCCGCAACGAGCGCGACCAAAAGGACAAGTGCCAACCCGCCACGCAAGAACAGGTGTCGCATCATGGTCCTCTCCTCCTCGATCCAGAGACACGCAATCAAGTCCCCGTCACGCTAGTGCGTATCCCGTACCTGACCGCTCTGCCAGTGATCCAAAGTGCGCGTGACACCTTCCCCCGCGGCGCCGGCAACACCGCAGACCGGCGCGCGGCGTCAGCGTGCACCGCGTGAGGGCTCCGTCGCGTCCATCGTGCCGGTCGCCGCGCGCTGGATGGCCTCAATGATCTTCTTGTAGCCCGTGCAGCGACAGATATTGCCGTGCAGATACTCTTTGATCTGGTCGACGGAGGGCTGCGGATAGTCCGCGAGCAGCGCCTTCGTGATCATGATCATTCCCGGGGTACAGAATCCGCACTGCAGCGCGCCGGCGTCCACGAATGCCCGCTGGATGGGGTGCAACGTTCGGTCGTGCGCGAGGCCTTCACACGTTTCCACGGACTTACCGTCGATCTCAAACGCGAGGTACGTACACGCGCTCACGGGGAGCCCGTCCACGAGCACCGTGCACGCGCCGCAGACCTGGACGTCGCACCCGCGCTTGGCGCCGGTCAGGTTGAGATCGTCACGAAGAAGATCGAGCAGCGTTTGGTGCGTCGGGACCGCCGCGCGCACGGGTCGTCCGTTGACCTGGCACGCAATCTCGACGGTCTCGCGGGGTTGCGTGGGCTCGCTCGGCCGCCTCATCCGTTCCCTCCCGCCCCGATCCGGGCACACGCGGCCGCCAGGGTCCGCTCGACGAACACCCCCGCAAGATGCCGCTTGTACGTCGCGGAGCCGTAGAGATCGTCCGCCGGCGCGCACGCGTGCATCACCGCGTGTGCCGCCGCGCGAACGGCCTCGGAGAACCGTTGGCCGGTCATGGGGACGCCGGCGAGCGCCGCTTCGGCTTCCGCGACGCGCTCCGGCTTGGGACCGACGCACCCCACCGCGATTCGCGCCTCGGCCACCGTGGTGCGATCCGGCGCGGCGACGACGACGGCCCCGACGCCGACCGACGGCCGCTCAAAGAAGGCGAACTTTCGATAGTCGGCCGCGCCGCCTGCGGGAAGCTCCGGCACCTCAATCTCAAGGAGCAGTTCGTCCTGACGGAGACAGGTGGTGTACGCATCCACGAACAGGTCGGCGATGCCGACGGTCCGCTGGCCGGACGTTCCGCCGATCCGCACCGAAGCATTGTACAAGAGCAGCACCGTGGCAAGATCCGAATGCGGCTCCGCGAACCCGAGGTTCCCGCCCACGGTCCCGACCGCGCGAACACGCACGTTGGCTAGGGATTGTTCCATCGACACCAGCAGCGGGAAGCGCCTCGCGACAATCTCCGAACGCTCGACCGCCCGATGGGTTGTGGTGGCGCCGATCCGGAGGCAACGCGCCGCCTCGTCGAAGCGGATCCCGCTCAATCCCAGGGGTTTGATATCGACCAGGTGCGCGAACCGCAGGACGCCCTGCTTCATCGCCAGCAACAGCTCGGTCCCGCCGGCATAGGCGTGCGCCTCCTCGCCGAGGGTCGCGAGAATACCTGACGCTTCAGTTGCTGTCGTGGGCTCGTGGAGCCGAAACGGCCGCAGCACGATCGTCCTCCACTCCTCTCCTCGGCCTGCCGATCGATCAGCGAAGTTCGCTGGTCACGAATTGCTGATCCTCGACCACCGGGCGGCCGTCAATCGCGAACCGCGCCCCGCGGATCCCAAGATCGAGGTGCAGCTCCGCGCGGTTCCGTCCGCCCATGTCCGCGTTCGATCCGAAGGCGATGACGACCCCGCCGCGCACGCTTCGCATCTCCGCGCCGCCCTGGTGGTAGGCGGCGTATCGATCGAGGGCGTCCCATCTGGCGCGGCGGTCGCACCCCCAGCCGATGTGGGAAACACGGCTCGCGTCGCTCCCGCGTCCGCGGGCCAAGTGCTCCTGGATGAGCACGGCGTCCAACCCGCCCTCGACCTGTGTGATACAGCCCGCCTCAACCGTCACGCGCACGGTATTCTCGATGTAGCGGCCGGCGGCGAAATCTCCGGGCGCCAGCACGATGCGGCCGTGCGCGCTCGTCTCGTCGGGAGCCACGGCCGCCAACGCGGTCGGCCAATGATCCCACCGTCCGGGCTGCTCAGCGTATCCGTACTGCTTGAACACCGGCGTGCGCCCGCGATCGACGACGAAGTCCGTGCCGGCACGCGTCGTCACGTGAAACTGCGTACCGCTCCCCAGCACCTGAGCGCTCGCTTCGACCAGACGCTGGTTCTCCTGGGTTGGAAACAGGCGTTGCAAACACTCGATCGGCTCGCGCACGCGCAGCATTCGGGTCCCCTGCGCGAGCATCTCCACCTGCCGCTCGGAGTGCAGAAACCCGCGCGAACTGAGATCAATCGCAAAGTCCACCTGCTTGATCAACTCGATGATGTGCTGGTACGGAACGGGGCGTTCGACGATCCGCGTGGAGACCTGCTCAGGGGTGCCCTCGATCCTGGGAACGACCACTTGCACCGTTTCGGCGCCGAACGAGAGCGCCGCGCCGAAGCATGCGGCGATGTAGTTCGGATTCGTCGACGGATCCGTGATGATCAACAACTGTTCAGTGCGTTGCAGGCGACACAGGACAAACTCTTCCCGAAATAGGCCCATCGCCTCGCTCGAGACCAGCGATGACATCGGGAACTGAACCATTGGCGCCGTCCCCCTTTGTGCGGACCATCCACACCGGTCGCCGCCGCCGCGGCGGCGACCACCTCAGCGACGCACCTAGCGGACCGTCCCCGGCGGCAGCTTCTCCTCGATCTTCTTGTACTCGTCCGAGACGTGGTATTGTCGGATGGGCTGAATCGGAGGCCGGGCTTCGTCGTCTCCAAAGAGCGCTACCGCGTGAGGCCGGCTCTCCGACACATAGACGGGGGAAAAGACCTCAAGAATCGTGCACGGTTTGTCGGACGTGATCCACCCCCAGTGCACGGCCATCGCCGGAACCCGGTAGAAGTCTCCGGCCTTCACCAGAAAGAACTCGTCGTCGACGAACACCCAAATCTCGCCGTCGACGACGTAGTTCATCTGCTCCGTGTCGTGGATGTGGGGACGCGAGTGATATCCACCCGGGCGGGTGGCCAGCATGAGGCTCGACTCTTTCCCGTACACCACTTTCGTGGACATGATCGAATGCTCTATTTTCACGGCGTCGGTCTTCATTTCGTCCCCACGCACGAACAACGGCATGCACGCCACCTCCGTTGTCAATGACCGGCCCGCCCCCATGGCGCAACCGATTTGATCGTTGTAATCGCTTACAACACAGCGCACAAACAACCGCCGAAGTTGGCGGCAGAAAGACACGGACGATTCGAAAATCTTTGACGATTCTTAAGACAATATTATTGGAGACCACAGGGGCCAGATCCTGCTCAGCGTCGAAAGGCCGTCGACTGCGCTGTGTTTCCGGCGTGGCCAGTGCGACCACGACCGTGTTTCAGGAGGACTACCATGGCGGCGAGCCAGAATCTCATCGGCCCGCAGGGTCGGTTGTTTGCCGAGCGTCAACCCGGGCGCGATGCAGCCTCGTTCCGCATCGACAACACGCGCATGGCCGACGACCAGTCTCCGCACTGCGTCCTACACAAACGCCAAGTGCAACTGATTCCGGCTCCGCGCAAGAACGTCCAGCTGCACGTGGACCCGGCCGACGTCGTCGGACCCGCGACCACCGACGCGATCACGCGACGGGGCACGATCGCGTTTCACGCGGTCGGGGGCAGCGGGGCGGCCAAGGTCATCGAGCCCAAACTGCGGCGCGGGCGCTCCAGCACGAGGCCGCCGTCGCGGACGCCATGAGCCAGGACGTAGCCGCGACGTCACGCAGATCGTCCCCGAAAACCGCGCCATCGCGAACGTGACGTCCCGCGACCCTAGGACCTGCGAGGCTCGGCCGTGTGATGTTTCTTTACGATCCCGCGTGGGAATCAACACGAATGTACGTGACAAGGCCCGAGGAACACGCGGCGATTGATGGGAGGTGAGCGTGATGATGAAATCCACCTTGGCGCTGGTGGCGCTCGTGGCGATCGCTACGGTCGCACCGCTCTCGGCCACCGCGCAGCCACCGCAGGCGGCCGACGCCCCGACGCATTCCGTGCGAGGCGTGATCGCCACCATCCAGGCGGTGAACTGCGCCTCGTCAGATCCAACCTCGTGCAAGACCGTGCTGGTGGTCACGGCCGGGCCCACGGCCGCGCCCACGCTTCCGGATGGACGTGTCACGCCGACGGTGTCGCCGGTCACGGTGATCGTCATGCCCGAAACGCCGATGGTTTGGACGAGGACCCGCAGGACGTTGACCCTGAACCAGATTCAGCCGGGCGATGCGGTGCACATCCAATACCAGATGATTCAAGGGGAGAATATCGCCACGCGAGTGGATGTCACGCTGCAGTAGCCTTCGCAGTCTGATCCGCGTTTCGCTCAACGGGCCCGGCGCCCGCCGCAGACGCCGGGCCCGTATCGCGTGACAACACACTGCGCGTCTGCGTCCGGCCGCCCGCACGCGACGAATGCCCCGCGCTAAGAACCCTTCGTCGTGGGTACGTTGTACATCGGAACGCCAACAACGCGGGCGGTGACGACATGAGCGCACGACGCTTCCTTCGCAGGCCTCGGAACGGCTCGGAATCGGCGGGCGAGTTCCCGTGGCTCTCGTGGCGCATCAAGAAGACAGGCGATACGGTCCTCCTGGCCGTTTCGGGAGCGGCGGACGTGGAGACGGCATCCGTGTTTGCGCGCGCGCTGGACGATGCGACGTCGTACGGGCTCCCCATCATCCTTGACTGTTCGAGCCTCAGCCACGTGGATGCGACCGGCCTCGATGTGCTGCTGGAGTATCGACAGCGCGTGCCTCGCATGCTCCTCGCGAGGCCGGGAGCGACGCTCCGGACAACCGTCAGCCAGCAGTTCCTCCGGGGGTTCCTCCCAGCATACGATTCGCTGGACACCGCGATGACGGCGCTCGGCGTGTCGCCCGTCCGCCCGACCGCGGAATCAGGCTGTGACGCGCGCCTGTTCGGGAGATGGCGACCGA
This region includes:
- a CDS encoding ABC transporter permease, which encodes MLIRSMRVVASGAVGVVVWEVFARFIVRNPLFLPTPYAVWTAAVAVIQSGELLSNLLVSLTYFAVGSAIGFVGGVILGVLLGTSQKISDYVDPWVSAAYTAPLVALTPLLIIWFGIGLWSKTVIIALVVIFPVTIGTVAGIRSTDRSLLEVATSLGAHRADMLRKVMVPWALSFILSGARIGVGRGVIGIFVAELFGGASKGVGLMISNASQVFNTPLLFVGIIVLACMGIGVTTLLRFLERRMAPWRSQSVV
- a CDS encoding LysE family transporter, with amino-acid sequence MFWIAFALGIAACAPPGVVTVEAVRRGIQRGFAGALLLELGSLVGDAAWAGLALSGTAYLAASRWASIGLGAVGVLLLLRFAAGALKDAWTGAMPQRGAAPAGGDFITGAVLSLSNPFQIAFWLGLGGTAAVLTRAHHDPTAPALFFGAFMLAAFLWCFFFAAMVAWGRRFLSGTFYRWVNVLCSAALIYFALGVLIPLLRSADASGLR
- a CDS encoding cupin domain-containing protein; translation: MPLFVRGDEMKTDAVKIEHSIMSTKVVYGKESSLMLATRPGGYHSRPHIHDTEQMNYVVDGEIWVFVDDEFFLVKAGDFYRVPAMAVHWGWITSDKPCTILEVFSPVYVSESRPHAVALFGDDEARPPIQPIRQYHVSDEYKKIEEKLPPGTVR
- a CDS encoding (2Fe-2S)-binding protein, producing the protein MRRPSEPTQPRETVEIACQVNGRPVRAAVPTHQTLLDLLRDDLNLTGAKRGCDVQVCGACTVLVDGLPVSACTYLAFEIDGKSVETCEGLAHDRTLHPIQRAFVDAGALQCGFCTPGMIMITKALLADYPQPSVDQIKEYLHGNICRCTGYKKIIEAIQRAATGTMDATEPSRGAR
- a CDS encoding STAS domain-containing protein; translation: MSARRFLRRPRNGSESAGEFPWLSWRIKKTGDTVLLAVSGAADVETASVFARALDDATSYGLPIILDCSSLSHVDATGLDVLLEYRQRVPRMLLARPGATLRTTVSQQFLRGFLPAYDSLDTAMTALGVSPVRPTAESGCDARLFGRWRPRARRGRARR
- a CDS encoding FAD binding domain-containing protein; amino-acid sequence: MLRPFRLHEPTTATEASGILATLGEEAHAYAGGTELLLAMKQGVLRFAHLVDIKPLGLSGIRFDEAARCLRIGATTTHRAVERSEIVARRFPLLVSMEQSLANVRVRAVGTVGGNLGFAEPHSDLATVLLLYNASVRIGGTSGQRTVGIADLFVDAYTTCLRQDELLLEIEVPELPAGGAADYRKFAFFERPSVGVGAVVVAAPDRTTVAEARIAVGCVGPKPERVAEAEAALAGVPMTGQRFSEAVRAAAHAVMHACAPADDLYGSATYKRHLAGVFVERTLAAACARIGAGGNG
- a CDS encoding ABC transporter substrate-binding protein, whose amino-acid sequence is MMRHLFLRGGLALVLLVALVAGVMGTASPQQKRYSIKFGVVAPPSGMYYAPLVVAQQKGFFDREGVQVSLVTIGPDDNLVRAVAAGALNLGIPELSIAINGNAHGAPVKIVASLTDRYPYTLYAQPQIKTYADLRGKSIAHWTVAPEVSVALIRRLLASGGLKEGEYNLIAGGNMPSRYAALTQGAVAASVLTAPFDLVAKKAGFTALGGLYDIPATFAGVVTNTGWAAANQDAVVASLKALVLGFRYAATPANKNEVVKMLADVGKVDPAVVAPTWDEFYRDQTFLTSWDLVPSQRSMQGVVDILGSLGQIPKSANPLTYFDLQYLNTALRELGR
- a CDS encoding xanthine dehydrogenase family protein molybdopterin-binding subunit, which codes for MTDGKGSPPEHAAVGSRIPRIDAAGFVTGQARYATDMGMPGMLHCRLLYAQQAPARIVDVDVTEARRLPGVAAVVTAAEAPAMPPTGMGIAARSLFAAETVRSVADVIAAVAAVDDETAQRAVELIKVTYEHRPGVFSLEAAMTTDAPLVHADKRAYRIAPWLRRWAVLDAGNVSTHFRLRKGDVAGARARAHRIVNGHFRTQRIEHFSMEPHAAVVDVDVATDRVTLWSSTGKPFRTITQLSELLNLSVSRVNAVYVPTGGDFGGKGEVTVEPYCAVLSMQTGRPVKCVYSREEEFFAATCKTPFDIDLAVGADRDGMLLFMEGDLRLDTGAYNSMSGLVATYGAILMEGPYNVPNVAVDARCVFTNNLMSGSFRGFGSPQVAFAREGLLDELAGALGLDPVDLRLRNAWRPGAVTCMGQTLSPDTHGVHVRETIEAAAGASGWAAARVAPRTPAGGGQRRRGIGVATAHHALGGPAVIGTDTATAFVKANPDGSVTVLSGAADVGQGIDTALLQIVAETLHLPRRAITVAFKSTDGVPEDQGASASRTMYSVGNAMHAAAVNLREKLVAVAAKMLEADERDVECADGRLFVRGAPGRVVGIADVVHRAMRTYGEQPIGMGMHHGRGVPMDERAQGEVQAFEYSTQIAEVEVDLGTGEVQVVRLVNSQDVGRAVNPLIVEGQVEGGMMMGLGFALYEEIVCQDGQVMNPYAFDYRTPRAKDTPELVHVLLELRDPTGPYGAKGVGEICMNPTAAAIANAVADAIGARVTSLPITPEKVLAAIRGRARDA
- a CDS encoding ABC transporter ATP-binding protein codes for the protein MKLEIADLRVDFDRPGAPPLPVLDRVGFAVQPGEFVALLGPSGCGKTTVLRCLGGLQTWNSGSITIADQRLVGVDRRVAMVFQSDSLFPWRTVHDNVAFGLEVRRCPKARAKGIVQALIQLVGLAGFERAYPYQLSGGMRQRVNLARALAVDPELLLMDEPFSALDMQTREYMQLELLRIWSHRKTTVLFVTHQIEEAVFLADRVLLMSRRPGRIKDDVSVRLARPRDSRVRRTGEFHALVDGLAESLAVETSGVGIDR